A window of Candidatus Aminicenantes bacterium contains these coding sequences:
- the trpS gene encoding tryptophan--tRNA ligase, whose amino-acid sequence MCNETKPVKKRIVMSGMRPTGPLHLGHWEGALRSWLKLQAECECYFSIADWHALTTEYADPAAISGNVKEVLLDWLAVGIDPERSAVFRQSAIKEIPELFLLFGMIAPLGRLERVPTFKEQKAQLSDRDLNTFGFLGYPLLQTIDIIVVGGNTVPVGADQVFHIELAREMVRRFNQFYGDVFEEPMELLTPQSRLPGLDGRKMSKSYGNVINLSDSAETVKKKILPMKTDIRRQRRTDPGVPRDCPVFAFHQSFSSDAEIAQVDEGCRSAAIGCIDCKRILIANLNRFLDPVRERRARFEKVNLDDLLAPGNMRARERAARTLDVVRKQVKI is encoded by the coding sequence ATGTGCAACGAAACAAAACCTGTAAAAAAAAGAATTGTCATGAGTGGCATGCGCCCCACCGGCCCCCTTCACCTGGGGCATTGGGAAGGGGCGTTGCGGAGTTGGCTGAAACTGCAGGCGGAATGCGAATGCTACTTTTCCATCGCGGACTGGCACGCGTTGACCACCGAGTACGCGGACCCGGCCGCCATCAGCGGCAACGTAAAGGAAGTGCTGCTGGACTGGCTGGCCGTGGGCATCGACCCGGAACGCAGTGCGGTGTTTCGCCAGTCGGCGATAAAGGAGATCCCGGAGCTGTTTCTGCTCTTTGGCATGATCGCGCCGCTGGGGCGCCTGGAACGGGTTCCCACATTCAAGGAACAGAAAGCCCAACTCAGTGACCGCGACCTCAATACCTTCGGTTTCCTGGGCTATCCCCTGTTGCAGACGATCGACATCATCGTGGTGGGTGGAAACACCGTCCCCGTCGGAGCAGACCAGGTTTTTCACATTGAATTGGCGCGGGAGATGGTGCGGCGTTTCAACCAGTTTTACGGCGATGTGTTTGAGGAACCCATGGAGTTGCTCACGCCCCAATCGCGCTTGCCCGGATTGGATGGCCGCAAGATGAGCAAGAGTTACGGCAACGTGATCAACCTCAGCGACAGCGCCGAAACCGTGAAAAAAAAGATCCTGCCCATGAAAACGGATATTCGCCGCCAGCGCCGCACCGATCCCGGTGTTCCCCGGGACTGCCCGGTATTTGCTTTCCACCAGTCCTTCAGTTCGGACGCGGAAATTGCGCAAGTGGACGAGGGCTGCCGTTCCGCCGCTATCGGCTGCATTGACTGCAAGCGCATCCTGATCGCCAACCTCAACCGTTTTTTGGACCCGGTGCGCGAAAGGCGGGCCCGGTTCGAAAAAGTCAACTTGGACGACCTGCTGGCTCCAGGCAACATGCGGGCCCGGGAACGGGCCGCCCGCACCCTGGACGTGGTGCGGAAACAGGTAAAGATCTAG
- the scpB gene encoding SMC-Scp complex subunit ScpB, which produces MNPEIMDTDCAFNSVEDRLAFLEAVLFVSREPISPDRLADYFACRDAAEFAALIEAFEARLARAHRGLQLHRSGGGLQLVTRKDWHEKLKAFFAVRAHSRLTIASLETMSIVAYRQPVTLAEICEMRGVNSIGPVKNLLQKKMIRISGRKKVPGRPALYSTTREFLKYFGLNDLSELPSLEELTEMFEEKEQPSLFSV; this is translated from the coding sequence ATGAATCCGGAGATCATGGACACTGATTGCGCATTCAACTCAGTCGAGGATCGCCTGGCTTTCCTGGAGGCCGTGCTCTTTGTTTCCCGGGAACCCATCTCGCCGGACCGCCTGGCGGATTATTTCGCCTGCCGGGACGCGGCCGAATTTGCGGCACTGATTGAAGCCTTTGAAGCGCGATTGGCCCGGGCCCATCGGGGCCTGCAGTTGCATCGCAGCGGCGGAGGTTTGCAACTGGTTACGCGGAAAGATTGGCACGAGAAATTGAAAGCGTTTTTTGCCGTACGGGCCCATTCACGGCTCACGATCGCGTCTCTGGAAACCATGTCGATCGTGGCTTATCGTCAACCCGTGACGCTTGCGGAGATTTGCGAGATGCGCGGGGTAAATTCGATCGGACCGGTCAAAAACCTTTTGCAGAAAAAGATGATCCGCATCAGCGGACGCAAGAAAGTTCCCGGCCGCCCCGCCCTTTATTCCACCACCCGGGAGTTTCTCAAGTACTTCGGCCTCAACGATCTTTCTGAACTGCCCTCGCTTGAAGAGTTGACGGAAATGTTTGAAGAGAAAGAACAACCTTCGCTCTTTTCTGTATGA